The following DNA comes from Methanosarcina vacuolata Z-761.
CAATTGCAGAACCTATTTGGGAGCCTCCAAGCGGGGAAATCGAAAGCCTCCTTTTCGGTCTTCAAGCAGCCATAGGTGCAGGAATTCTCGGATACTTCTTTGGTTATTACAGGGCTAAGAACAACTATGAAAAAAAAATCGGGTTCAAAACCGGAAGTGAACCTGAAAAGCAATCTCTATAAAAACA
Coding sequences within:
- a CDS encoding energy-coupling factor ABC transporter substrate-binding protein: MSRKLEIIVLAIFLIFAAQFIYMSSTTDAEYGGADGQAENAINDITGGTYKPIAEPIWEPPSGEIESLLFGLQAAIGAGILGYFFGYYRAKNNYEKKIGFKTGSEPEKQSL